The Raphanus sativus cultivar WK10039 chromosome 2, ASM80110v3, whole genome shotgun sequence genome includes a region encoding these proteins:
- the LOC108839989 gene encoding uncharacterized protein LOC108839989 isoform X1, with protein MAFSKPLLFFLFLVTLSLSREVASTSSSSSSSSSSENNGGAHDEQHCSVDELKSTVSSLQSIIKEKNEELHSKEEQIRVLELYIREKSYLFESDIDFSQSENPVKHASEAEEKVYELEKQVLGLKREVELQRNKRLQVEARAEIADEKVEDLSSKLETIDVKWFLSKLRLNPTETQLQAYLMTLWHQHLSPNLHITLQQVSLKINQLWKWSEPHIETMNSKWIPSIKEAYVTLTIYLEPKVHYLTEKSIEVLSLSKQAFTPHLIHGFDVSRYYLEVIRTHTAPYTSKIMTIAKPHLEKVQVVLEPYTKNARHGFEKLVESTKIYHQQAQEMLKNNEITKPVATMDLAWVGATALIGFPLIFIIKFLSAVSNPKGKKRYSHKQEPSTGYRRAKRRHPHH; from the exons ATGGCGTTTTCTAAGCCACTACTATTCTTTCTCTTCCTCGTTACGCTCTCCCTTTCCCGGGAAGTCGCTTCtacgtcttcttcctcctcctcctcctcctcctcagagAACAATGGTGGTGCACATGATGAACAACACTGTTCGGTCGACGAACTCAAATCCACCGTCTCTTCTCTCC AATCAATCATTAAGGAAAAGAATGAAGAATTGCATAGCAAAGAGGAGCAGATTCGAGTGTTGGAGTTATATATCCGGGAGAAATCTTACTTGTTTGAGAGTGACATAGATTTTTCTCAA TCTGAGAATCCTGTGAAGCACGCTAGTGAAGCAGAAGAAAAGGTTTATGAGCTTGAGAAACAG GTACTTGGACTTAAACGGGAAGTGGAGTTGCAACGTAATAAGAGGCTCCAAGTGGAAGCTCGAGCTGAAATCGCAGATGAGAAAGTTGAAGACCTTAGCTCAAAGCTTGAAACT ATCGATGTGAAGTGGTTCTTGTCTAAGCTTCGTCTTAACCCGACCGAAACTCAG TTGCAGGCATATTTAATGACTCTATGGCACCAACATCTTAGCCCAAATCTTCATATCACTCTTCAACAG gTTTCCTTGAAGATTAACCAACTCTGGAAATGGTCAGAGCCTCACATTGAAACCATGAACTCA aaatggATTCCAAGCATCAAAGAAGCTTATGTAACGTTAACCATTTATTTAGAACCAAAGGTTCACTATTTAACAGAGAAGTCCATCGAGGTGTTATCTTTGTCTAAGCAGGCTTTCACGCCACATCTCATCCATGGCTTTGATGTGTCACGCTACTATCTTGAG gTAATCAGAACACATACAGCCCCATACACAAGCAAGATTATGACCATAGCGAAACCACACTTGGAGAAAGTACAAGTCGTCTTGGAGCCATATACCAAAAACGCAAGGCATGGCTTTGAAAAGTTGGTTGAGTCCACCAAAATCTACCACCAGCAG GCTCAAGAAATGCTGAAGAACAATGAGATTACCAAACCGGTTGCTACCATGGATTTAGCTTGGGTTGGG GCCACAGCTTTGATTGGTTTCCCTCTCATATTCATCATCAAATTTCTTTCTGCAGTCTCCAA TCCTAAGGGGAAGAAGAGGTACAGCCATAAGCAAGAACCAAGCACTGGATATCGCCGAGCCAAACGCCGTCATCCTCACCATTAA
- the LOC108839989 gene encoding uncharacterized protein LOC108839989 isoform X2, which translates to MAFSKPLLFFLFLVTLSLSREVASTSSSSSSSSSSENNGGAHDEQHCSVDELKSTVSSLQSIIKEKNEELHSKEEQIRVLELYIREKSYLFESDIDFSQSENPVKHASEAEEKVYELEKQVLGLKREVELQRNKRLQVEARAEIADEKVEDLSSKLETIDVKWFLSKLRLNPTETQAYLMTLWHQHLSPNLHITLQQVSLKINQLWKWSEPHIETMNSKWIPSIKEAYVTLTIYLEPKVHYLTEKSIEVLSLSKQAFTPHLIHGFDVSRYYLEVIRTHTAPYTSKIMTIAKPHLEKVQVVLEPYTKNARHGFEKLVESTKIYHQQAQEMLKNNEITKPVATMDLAWVGATALIGFPLIFIIKFLSAVSNPKGKKRYSHKQEPSTGYRRAKRRHPHH; encoded by the exons ATGGCGTTTTCTAAGCCACTACTATTCTTTCTCTTCCTCGTTACGCTCTCCCTTTCCCGGGAAGTCGCTTCtacgtcttcttcctcctcctcctcctcctcctcagagAACAATGGTGGTGCACATGATGAACAACACTGTTCGGTCGACGAACTCAAATCCACCGTCTCTTCTCTCC AATCAATCATTAAGGAAAAGAATGAAGAATTGCATAGCAAAGAGGAGCAGATTCGAGTGTTGGAGTTATATATCCGGGAGAAATCTTACTTGTTTGAGAGTGACATAGATTTTTCTCAA TCTGAGAATCCTGTGAAGCACGCTAGTGAAGCAGAAGAAAAGGTTTATGAGCTTGAGAAACAG GTACTTGGACTTAAACGGGAAGTGGAGTTGCAACGTAATAAGAGGCTCCAAGTGGAAGCTCGAGCTGAAATCGCAGATGAGAAAGTTGAAGACCTTAGCTCAAAGCTTGAAACT ATCGATGTGAAGTGGTTCTTGTCTAAGCTTCGTCTTAACCCGACCGAAACTCAG GCATATTTAATGACTCTATGGCACCAACATCTTAGCCCAAATCTTCATATCACTCTTCAACAG gTTTCCTTGAAGATTAACCAACTCTGGAAATGGTCAGAGCCTCACATTGAAACCATGAACTCA aaatggATTCCAAGCATCAAAGAAGCTTATGTAACGTTAACCATTTATTTAGAACCAAAGGTTCACTATTTAACAGAGAAGTCCATCGAGGTGTTATCTTTGTCTAAGCAGGCTTTCACGCCACATCTCATCCATGGCTTTGATGTGTCACGCTACTATCTTGAG gTAATCAGAACACATACAGCCCCATACACAAGCAAGATTATGACCATAGCGAAACCACACTTGGAGAAAGTACAAGTCGTCTTGGAGCCATATACCAAAAACGCAAGGCATGGCTTTGAAAAGTTGGTTGAGTCCACCAAAATCTACCACCAGCAG GCTCAAGAAATGCTGAAGAACAATGAGATTACCAAACCGGTTGCTACCATGGATTTAGCTTGGGTTGGG GCCACAGCTTTGATTGGTTTCCCTCTCATATTCATCATCAAATTTCTTTCTGCAGTCTCCAA TCCTAAGGGGAAGAAGAGGTACAGCCATAAGCAAGAACCAAGCACTGGATATCGCCGAGCCAAACGCCGTCATCCTCACCATTAA